A segment of the Armatimonadota bacterium genome:
GTGCCGGCGACCGGGTCGTCACCACTCCCTTCACCTTCGCCGCCACCAGCCACGCCGTCGTCCATGCCGGGGCCCAGCCTGTCTTCGCCGACGTAGACCCGCGGACCTACAACCTGGATCCGGCCGCGGTGGAGGCGGCGGTGGGGGAAAGAGGCGCTCGTGCCTTGATCGTCGTCCACCTCTTCGGGCTGCCCTGCGACATGGCAGCCATCGACCAGATCGTCCGCCGCCACCGCCTGCTGTTGATCGAGGACTGCGCTCAGGCGCACGGTGCCGCCTTCCAGGGGCGCAAGGTGGGGACTTTTGGCCACGCGGCGATCTTCAGCTTCTACCCCACGAAGAACATGACCACGGGTGAGGGCGGGATGGTCGTCACCCCAGACCCGGAGGTGGCCCGTCGGGCGCGGCTGCTGGTGGACCCGCGCTTCGGCGGGGAGTACGTCTACGATGTCATCGGCTACAACTTTCGCATGACCGACGTGGCCGCGGCCATGGGACTGCCGCAGCTGCGCCGCCTGGACGGACACAACGCCATACGGCGCAGACACGCCCGTCTCCTCACCGAGGCCCTGCAGGACCTGGAGTGGCTGCAGGTGCCCCTGGAACCCCCGGGCGCGTACCACGTGTACACCCAGTACACGGTGCGGGTACGGCAGCGGGAGGCGTTCATGGCCCACCTGGAGGCGGAGGGGATCGGGCACAAGATTTTCTATCCTCTGCTCATCCCCCACACGCCGGCCTACCGGCGGCTGGGCTTCGACGGGACCTTCCCCGTCGCGGAGACCCTGACCAGGGAGGTGCTCTCCCTCCCGGTCCACCCCGCGCTGTCGGCGGATGATCTGCAGCGGATCATCGACGCCGCCCGGCGCTTCCGCCCCCGATGAGCCGCGTGCGCCTGGCCGTGGTGGGCCTGGGGCAGTGGGGGCGACACCACGTACGCATCCTGGCCCGACTCCCCGGCGTGGACCTGGTGGGTGTGGTGGACCGGGACCGCCGCGAGGCCCTGCACCTGGCCCAGCGGTTCGAGACGCGACCCTACGCGGACTACCGGGAGCTGCTGGGCAGGGTGCAGGCGGTCTCCATCGCCGTGCCCACGGCGCTGCACTATCAGATGGCGCGGGACTTCCTGGATGCGGGCGCGCACGTCCTGGTGGAGAAGCCGATGACGGTAACCGCGGAGGAGGCGGCGCACCTGGTGGAACTGGCGGCCCGGCGGGAGCGCCTGCTGCTGGTGGGGCACATCGAGCGCTTTAAGCCGGCGGTGCAGCGCCTCTTCCGCCTGGTGCGCGAGCCGCTGGCCATCGAGGCACGGCGGATGCGGCCCTACGACCCGGGGCGGACCATGGACGTGGGTGTGGTCATGGACCTGATGATCCACGACGTAGACATCGTCCAGTCCCTGGTGCCCGGCCGCTTCGAGGAACTGCAGGCCATCGGCGTCTGCGTGCGCAATTCCCACGAGGACCTGGCGGTGGCGCGGTTGCGCAGCAGCAGCGGCTGCCTGATCACCCTGACGGCCAGCCGGGTGGCGGCGCGGAAGACGGCGGAGCTGGAAGTCACCATGTCCGACGGCAGCGTGCACTTGGACTTGCTGCGGCAGATAATCACCGTTCACCACTTCAGCGGCGAAGTGCAGCGGGTGACCGTGCAGGGGGAGGAGCCGCTGGAGCTGGAGCTGCGCCACTTCGTGGAATGCGTGCGCGGCCAGGCTCGCCCCCTGGTCGGCGGGGAGGACGGGCTGCGCTCGCTGCAGGTGGCCGAGGCGCGGATGGTGCAGATCCGGCCGCCGGTGCACGTCTAGGGTGCCTGCCTCCTGGGAGACGCTGCAGGTCCACAGCACCGCTCGCGTTGACCTGGTGGACATCACCGCGCGGGTGGTCGCGCTCCTGCCCGCCGGGGCGGAGGGCGCGCTTGTGCTCTTTACCCCCCACACTACCGCAGCACTTCTACTGAACGAGCACGAGCCGGGCCTCCTGCAGGACCTGCGGGCCTGGCTGGAGCGCCTGGCACCGACGGCGGAGCCCTACGCCCACAACCGGGTGGACGACAACGCCGACGCCCACCTGCGCGCCGTGGCGCTGGGGCCTTCCCTGGTCCTGCCGGTGGCGCAGGGGCGGCTGGCGCTGGGCCGGTGGCAGCGCATCTTCCTGGTGGAGCTGGACGGGCCCCGGACGCGGCAGGTGCGGCTGCGACTGATCACTTGAGAGCGCCTCTGGGAAATCTCGGGTGGCACCACCCCGGGCGGGCTAGGGGCGGACGACGACGCAGGCGGTGACGCTGGCCACTCCGTCAATCTTCTTCAACGCTTCGGTGAGCGCGGGGAAGCCCCGGGTACCCTCCATCTGGGCGATGGCGATGATGTCCACCTCGCCCATGGTCACCACCGCCTCCGTGATCCCCGGCACCCGGCGCACCGCCCGGGCGACTTCCGCGGGGGTCCTGTGCCCCAGCGTGATCAGGAAGTAGGCGGTTTCCAGCACATCCTCATGCTATAGTAAAGCAGTGATTCCGGGGAAGGTTCCCCCCGCGCTGCTCCGCCGTCTCGTCTATCCGCACCTGACCCACCGGCCGGATGTCCTGGTCGCCGCCGGCATCGGGCAGGACAGCGCCGTCCTGGACTTCGGGGCCCACGTCTGCGTCGCCACCTGCGACCCCATCACCGGCGCGGTGCGGCACCTGGGGCGTCTGGCGGTCCACGTGGCCTGCAACGACGTGGCCGCCACCGGCGCCGAGCCTGTGGCCCTGCTGCTCACCCTCCTCTTGCCGCCGGGGGTCCGGGAGGAGGATCTGGAGACGATCATGCGCGAGGCCGGGCACGCCGCCGCGGCCATGGGCGTGGCCATCGCAGGCGGGCACACCGAGGTTACGCCCCGGGTGACCGAGACCGTCGCCGTCGTTACCGCCATCGGTCGTGCGCCGCGCGGCGCTTACGTGCACGCCGGGGGGGCGCGACCAGGCGACGCCCTCCTGCTGACCAAGGCGGCTGGCATCGAGGGGACGGCCATTCTGGCCACGGACCTGGCAGAGCGGCTGGACGGGCCGGTCCCCCGTCAGGTCCTGGAGCGGGCGCGGCGTTTCATCGACGAGGTGAGCGTGCTCCCCGAGGGGCGGGTGGCGGTGCGTGCAGGGGCCACCGCCATGCACGACGTCACCGAGGGCGGGGTGCTCACCGCGGCCTGGGAGCTGGCCGAGGCGTCCGGCCTGGGGGTGACGGTGCGGGCAGACGCCGTGCCCGTGCGCCCTGAGACCGCCGCCATCTGCGCGGCGCTGGGGGCGGATCCCCTGCTGCTCATCGGCAGCGGGGCGCTGCTGGTGACCACGAGTGATCCGGAAGCGACACTGGCAGCGCTGCGCGGTGCCGGCATCCCCGCGGCGCACATCGGCACCATGCTGGCGGGGGAGCGGGTGGTGCAGCAGGGGGGTCGGCTGCAGGCGCTGGCGCCGGCTCCCCGAGACGAGTTGTGGCGCATCCTGGAGGAGTACGCCGCGCGCTGAGGTGGTGCGCCTGCGCCCCGCCTGCTATTATCAGGGCTGAAACTGCACAGGCACGGCTGGGGGAGCTCGGTTGAGCCGGGCTGAGAGTGCAGTCGGTACCGGCGGGTACGCTGCTGCAGACCCCTTGAACCCGATCCAGGTAATTCTGGCGTGGGGAAGCGGAAGAGGAAGCCGCCAGGCCCGGTCGGGTCGGCGGCTCGACCATTTTTGCCGCCTCCGCCAGCACGTGGGGAAGGAGGGAAGATGTGATGTCCCGGGAGCGGTTGCGACGGCTCACGGAGACGGCGATCGCGGTGGCCCTCGTGGCCGTGCTCAGCAACATCCGTGTCTACAAGCTGCCCCAGGGTGGCTCGGTGACAGCGGCCAGCCTGGTCCCCATCTTCTACATCGCCCTGCGCTGGGGCGCCCCCTGGGGTATGCTGGCCGGCGCACTGGCCGGTGTGGTCAACTACATCCTTGAGCCGTTCTTCGTCCACCCCGTCCAGGTGCTGCTCGACTACCCTGCGGCCTTCGGCGCCCTGGGCCTGGCCGGGTTCCTGGCGCGCTGGCCGGCAGCTGGCATCGTCGCTGGCGGGGCGGGCCGCTGGCTGGCCCACTTCGTCTCGGGCGTGGTCTTCTTCGCCTCCTACGCGCCGCCGGGGCAGAGCCCGTGGGTCTACTCGGCGATCTACAACGGCAGCTACATGCTGCCGGAGGTGGTCATCAGCATCGTGGTCACCCTGGTGCTTTTGCGCAGTCTGCAGCGGGTGCAGCCGGCGACGCGGTGAGGGCGCTTATCATCACCCAGTGCCCGGCCCGCGGGCACCGGGCCCTGCGGCGGCTGGCGGCGGCGGCGGATCTGGTGCTGGCCGCAGACGGTGGTGCGCGGGTCGCCCGCCTGGCCGGGGTCGTGCCTCATGAGATCGTCGGCGATCTGGACTCGCTGGATGCGGCTACCAGGCGGTGGGCGAGACAGCGCCGCATCCGGCGTCGCGTCTTCCCCCGGGCCAAGGAGGCCACGGACGCCGAGCTGGCCTTGCGGCAGGCGCGGCGGCGGGGGGCGCGTCTGGTGTGGCTCTTCGGCGCGGTGTCCGGACGGCTGGACCAGACCCTGGCCAACGTACTCCTGCTTTTCGCCGCCCGGCGGCTGCAGGTGGTCGCCCGGCTGACTGACGGCCGGGCGGTGGCCTGTCTGGTGGATGGCGTGGTGGAAGTGCAGGGACGGCAGGGGGACGCCGTCTCCCTGCTGCCCCTCTCGCCGGTGGTGCGGGGGATCACCACGGTGGGGTTGCGCTATCGCCTGCGGCGCGGCGTGCTGCACCGCGGCTCCACCCGAGGCCTGAGCAATGAGATGACCGCCTCCGCCGCTGCGGTGCGCCTCACCGCAGGGGACCTGCTGCTGGTGCACACGCCGCGGTAGCCGTTGGGTCCGGCAGGATTTTCGCATCAACCGCTAATGCGGCGGCTCCGGCCGTCGCCTCGGCTGGTGGTAGAATACGAGCATGCCCGACCACCTCGTCCGCGCCATCGCCGCCGGAGGCAACGTGCTGGGATTTGCCGCGGTGACCACCCACACCGTGGAGGAGGCCCGCCGCCGACACCAGACCGCTCCCACCGCCACCGCGGCGTTGGGACGGACCCTCGCCGCCACCGTGATGCTGGGGGCGGGGCTGAAGGCCGAGCAGCGCCTTACCGTGCGCGTGCTGGGCGATGGGCCGCTGGGCGGCATCATCTCCGAGGGCAACGGCCGCGGAGAGGTGCGCGGCTACGTGCAGAACCCCCGGGTGGACCTGCCCCTGACCCCGCGGCGGAAGCTCAACGTGGGCGCGGCGGTGGGACGGGGGACCCTGCATGTGACCAAAGACGTAGGGTTGCGCTATCCCTATCACGGCAGCGTCCCCCTCGTCTCCGGAGAGATCGGCGAGGATGTGGCCCACTACCTGGTGGTCTCAGAGCAGGTTCCCGCGGTGGTGGCTCTGGGCGTGCTAGTGGCACCAGACCAGCGCGTGGAGGCCGCCGGCGGCTTCATCATCCAGGTTCTGCCCGGTGCCCCCGCCCAGATCCCCCGCTACCTGGAGGAGCGAATGAGCCACCTGCCCGGTGTGACCCAGCTGGTGCGCCGCAGTGGCAGCGCGGCGGAGCTACTCTCTGAGGCGCTGGGCGATCTGGACTCCCGGGTGCTGGAGGAGGTCCCGGTGGCCTTCCGCTGCGGGTGCTCGCGGCAGCGGGTGGAAGGGGTGCTGGTGGCCCTGGGGCGCGATGAGGTGAGCCGGCTGGTCGAAGAGGAGGGCCAGGCCGAAGTGATCTGCCGCTTCTGCGGCGATCGTTACGTGCTGGGCGCTGCGGACGTGGAGCGGTTGTTCACCCCGCGCGCCTGACCCGACCGGACTTGAGGCAGGAGGTGCAGACAACCACTCGCCGCAGCCGTCCGCCGACCACTCCTCGGACGCGCTGCAGGTTCGCCCGGTAGACCCGCTTGGTCCGCCGGTGGGAAAAGCTTACGGAGAAACCCGTTGTCGTGCCCTTGCCGCAGATCTCGCACTGCCGCCCCATGGTATGCCTCTGTGTCGCAGTTGGTCCCCGGCCCCAAAACGCTCACATCCTACCACGCGCCCCGTTGGGGACGCAACGGCATAACCCGCACAGCCCGCCGCTGCGCACCGCTTCCCCCGCTGCCCTTCGGATCGTTTCTTAGAGAGGAAAGGTGCAGCCAGCGGAGAAGACCATGGCCGGCTTGAGCGGTCACGCATCCACCTCTATTTCGCCAGTATCGCCACCTACCGTCGCGTCTCCCCTGCGCGCGCCGGTGCAGTACCTCAAAGGAGTCGGTCCGGCCAGGGCCGCAGCGCTGGCCCGCCTGGGCATCAACACCGTGGGCGACCTGCTGTTGCACCTGCCGCGACGGCACGAGGATCGCAGCCGGCTCACCCCCCTGCGGGACCTGGTGCATGGTAGCGAGACCACGGTGCAGGCCACCGTGGCCGCAGTGAGCCAGTTCCGGCCGCGCCACGGGCTGGTGGTAGTGAAGGCCGCACTGGTGGACGACAGCGGTATCGCCTACGCTGTCTGGTTCAACCAGCCCTACCTGAAGCAGCAGCTGCGCCGGGGCATGCGCGGCCTGTTCTTCGGTCGGGTGGAGCGGCGCGCGGGGGAGATCACCTTGCAGTCCCCGGAGTTCGAGCCCCTGGACGGGGATATGGAGGAGACCTGGCACACCGGCCGCTTGGTCCCCATCTACCCGGCCACGGAGGGACTCTCCCAGCGCGTGCTGCGTACTCTGGTGCGTACCGCCCTCACCCTGCACGCCGCAGAGGCGGAAGAGATCCTCCCCCAGGAGCTGCGGGCGGCCCGTGGGTTTCCGCCGCTGCCGCAGGCCCTGTGGGCTCTGCACTTCCCCGAGACGGTAGAGGCGCAGCAGGCAGCGCGGCGGCGGCTGGCCTTCGAGGAGCTGCTGGTGCTGCAGCTGGGGCTGGCTTTGCGCCGCCGGCAGACGGCGCGGCTGGCCCGGCCGTTTCAGTACGCGCCGGGGACCCTGGTGGACCGTTTCATCGCCGGACTGCCTTTCCCCCTGACGGCGGCCCAGCAGCGGGCCATTGCCCAAATCAGCGCCGAGATGCGAGGACCGCACCCCCTCAACCGCCTCCTCCAGGGGGATGTGGGGTCGGGGAAGACCGTCGTCGCGGTGGCGGCCATGCTCCTGTGCGTACAGGGGGGGTGCCAGGCTGCGCTGATGGCCCCCACGGAGATCCTGGCGGAGCAGCACTACCTGACCGTGCGGCGGCTGGTGGGAGACCTGGGCGTCCGCGTGGTGCTGCTCACCGGCGGCCGCGGCGCCGCGGAGCGGGAGCGGGTGCGCCAGGCGGTGCGCGGCGGCACCGCGGACCTGGTGGTGGGCACGCACGCCCTGATCGAGGACGAGGTGACCTTTGCCCGGCTGGGGCTGGTGGTGGTGGACGAGCAGCACAAGTTCGGGGTGCTGCAGCGGGCGAGGTTGCGGCGCAAGGGATTCGCCCCCGACGTGCTGGTGATGACGGCAACGCCCATACCCCGTACCCTGGCGCTGACCCTGTACGGCGACCTGGACGTGACCGTCCTGGACGAGCTGCCGCCAGGCCGGCGGCCCGTGGCCACCTACTGGCGCCAGGCGGCGGCGCGACCCAAGGTCTACGCCTTCGTGCGCCAGCAGGTCGCGGAGGGCCGCCAGGCCTATGTGGTCTGTCCCCTGATCGAGGACTCAGAGAAGCTGCAGGCCAGGGCCGCGGCGCAGCTGGCGGAGGAGCTGCAGCGGGAGTTCTTCCCGGGGTTGACCGTGGGGCTGCTCCACGGCCGTATGCCCGCGGAGGAGAAGGACCGGGTGATGGACGCCATGCGCCGGGGGAGGATCCAGGTGCTGGTGGCCACCGCGGTGATCGAGGTGGGCATCGACATCCCCAATGCTTCCGTTATGGTCGTCGAGGACGCGGACCGCTTCGGTCTGGCGCAGTTGCACCAGCTGCGGGGGCGGGTGGGGCGAGGGGCGCACCGCTCTTACTGCATCCTCATCGCCTCGCCCTCGACAGAGGAGGGGCGGCGGCGCATGGAGGTGATGGTGGCCACGACCGACGGCTTCCGCATCGCCGAGGAGGACCTGCGGCTACGCGGACCCGGTGAGCTGCTGGGTACCCGGCAGCACGGGCTGCCGGACCTGCGGGTGGCCGACCTGCAGGCGGACCTCCCCCTCATGGAGGAAGCGCGGGAGGTGGCGGCGGAGATTGTGCGGCGGGATCCAGGGTTGCGGGCTTCCGAGCACACCGGCCTGCGGGCGGCGGTGCGGGAGCGCTTTGCCGACGCCAGCCTCCTCCTGGTGAGCTGAGGTGGGCCGGGTCGGTCGCCGGGAGAGCGTGCGCCCGACGGCGCAGCGCGTGCGGGAGGCCCTCTTCCAGAGCCTGGGGGCGCTGCTGCCCGAGGCGGCGGTGCTGGACCTGTACGCGGGTACCGGGGCTCTGGGACTTGAGGCGCTGGCCCGCGGCGCGCGGCGCGTCGTCTTTGTGGAACGCGACCCCCGCCTGGCCGCCCGGATCCGCGAGCACGTGCGGCGGGAGGGATGGACGGCGCGGGCTCAGGTGTGGCGGGCGGCGGTGCGGACGGCTCTGCGTGCCCTGGAGGCGGCCGGGGAGCGGTTCGACCTGGTCCTGCTGGACCCCCCCTACGGTCGGGGGTTGCTGCAGGAGACCCTGGATGCGCTGGCCGGCGGAGCTCTGCTCACTCCGGGGGCGCGGGTCGTCGCTGAGGGGCACTGGCGTGACGAGCCGCATCCTCCCCCCGGCCTGACCTGCGTACGCACCGCCCGCTACGGGGAGACCCGGGTCTGGGAGTACGCCGCGCGGGGCCCGCGCGGCGAGGAGGAGGCCCAGCGGTGACGACAGCGCTGTATCCGGGCAGCTTCGACCCCGCGCACAACGGGCATCTGGACGTGATCCAGCGGGCGGCTGCCATTTTTGACCGTGTGGTGGTGGGCGTGGCCAGAAAGACACAAAAGAACGGGCTCTTCGCGGTTGCCGAGCGTGTAGCCATCCTGCGGGAGGCGACCGCCGGCTTGCGGGGGGTGGAGGTGCGCCCCTACGGGGGGCTGACCGTCGCCTTCGCCCGCCGGGTGGGCGCGGATCTCATCGTCAAGGGGCTGAGGGGGGTTGAGGACTTCGAGCACGAGCTGCGCCAGGCGGTGATGAACCGGCGCCTGGGGGGTCTGGACACCACCTTCTTCATGCCCTCGCCTCCTTACGCGCAGATCAGCTCCACGCTGATCCGCCAGGTGGTCCGCCTGGGCGGGGATGTCTCCGCCTTCGTGCCTGCGGCCGTGGCCCGGCGCCTCCCGCCGCATCGTGGCGTCCGTGGACGGGCGCGCGCCGCGTCGCGCCCCGGGAGGAGCTAGTGGAGTCGGTGCTATCGCTGCTGGACCGCATCGAGACCGTGATCACCCGGGGAGCGCCGGTGCCCCTCTCCGACCGGCGCGTGGTAGACGCGCAGGAAGTGCTGGGGCTGCTGCGCATGATCCGGGCCCAGCTCCCCGCAGAGCTGCACCGGGCGCAGCGCCTGAACGAGGAGGCCGAGGCGCTGCACCGGCGAGCCACAGACGAGGCCCGCCGCATCCTGGTGGAAGCGGAGGCGCACGCCCGCCGTCTGGTGGAGGAGGGGCCGGTGATGGCGGAGGCGCAGCGGCGCCGGGCCCAGATACTGGCTGAGGCGGAGGCGGAAGCGGGGCGCATCCGGCGGGGGGCGGAGGAGTACGCGGCGCGCGTCCTGGCCGACCTGGAGGCGCAGGTGACACGCATCCTAGGTGCCATCCAGCGTGGCCGGAGTCTCCTGGAGCCACCCGAGTGCTAGAGCGGCGCCGTTCCTTGTGGCGGCAGCGGCGGGGTGGCTATAATCTAGGGAGTTTGCCGGGAGCAGGGCCGTGATTGTGCAACTGGACACCATCTGCCGGGAAGAGCCGAGCACGATGCTGGCCTTCACCGAGATGGTCGAAAGCGGGGCGGAGGTGGCCTTCCCCGGGCCGGTGCAGGGGGAGATTCGCTTCACCCGGGAGGGGGAGACCGTCTGGGTGGATGGGGCCGTGGAGACCGAGGTGACGCTTGTCTGCAGCCGCTGCCTGCGTCCCTTCCCCTACCGCCTGAGGGGGACCTTCCGCGAGGGGTTCCGCCAGGGGGCAGGGGATTCAGGACGTCTGCGGGAGGGTGCGGAGCTGATTCTGGATCTGGCCGGGCCGGAGCTGGATATTACCGAGGTGGTGCGGCAGCACCTTTTGATGGCACTGCCGATGGCGCCGCTGTGCCAGCCGGAGTGCCGGGGTCTTTGTCCCGTCTGCGGTGCGGACCGTAACGAGGTGGCCTGCGCCTGCGCCCCGGGGGAGGGCGACCCGCGGCTGGCCGGGCTGCGCGACTTCCGGCCAGCCTCCGGCTGAAGCCGATCTCGCAGCGGCAAGAACTAAGGAGGGAAGGATGTGGGGATTCAGAAGCGACGCCATTCCCGAGCACGGGTCACACGCAGCCGCCGCCAGTGGCGGATCCCTGCGATCTCGCTCGTGGCCTGTCCGCAGTGTCACCAGCTCACGCTGCCCCACCGGGTCTGCCCCGCGTGCGGGTACTACGCCGGCCGGTCGGTGCTGCAGCGGGAGGCAGAGAAGAAGTAGTCCGGTGCCCAGAACAGGCGGGCGGAGGGCCGCAAGGGCGTGACCGTGCGCATAGCCGTCGACGGCATGGGCGGCGACTACGCCCCCGAGGAGGTGGTGGCGGGGGCGGTACAGGCGGCGTCCTCGCTGGGGGTGGAGATCGTGCTGGCGGGGCCCGTCTCCCGGCTTGCACCCTTGCTGCGCAGGGGAGGCGCGCGCCGTCTTCCCATCGAGGTCGTCGATGCCCCCGAGGTCATCGAGATGCACGAGCCGCCGGCTGCGGCCGTGCGGCGCAAGCGCCGCTCCTCCATCCACCTGGCCCTGCAACAGGTGCGGGAGGGACGGGCGGCGGCGGCGGTGAGCGCCGGCAATACGGGGGCGGTCATGGGGGCCGCGCTGCTGGTGCTGGGACGTATCCCCGCTGTGGAGCGGCCGGCCATCGGCGCCATCCTGCCCACCCTGCACAAGACCCCGGCCATCCTGCTGGACGTGGGGGCGAATGTGGATTGCAAGCCCAGGCACCTGCTGCAGTTCGGGGTGATGGGGCACGTCTACGCGCACCGGGTACTGGGGATTCCCGCGCCCCGGGTGGCTCTACTCAGCAACGGCGAGGAGGCCAACAAGGGCAACGAGGTGACCATCCGCGCCGCCGACCTGCTGCGGGCCTCCGGCCTGAACTTCATCGGCAACGTCGAGGGGCGCGACTTCTTCACCGGGCTGGCCGACGTGGTGGTCTGCGACGGGTTTGTCGGCAACATCGTCCTGAAGTTCGGCGAGGGGCTGGCCCTGGCGCTGCGCCAGGTCCTCCGCGACGAGCTGGGACGTGCAGCCGGCAAGCTGCTGCTGCCGCTCTACCTGGCCCCGCTGAAGTGGCGGGGGATGACCCTGTGGCGGCGCCTGGACTACCGGGAGTACGGCGGGGCGCCGCTGCTGGGGGTGGGCGGCATCGTCATCGTGGCCCACGGGCGCTCCAACGCCTGGGCGATCCGCAACGCCATCCGGGTGGCGGCGGAGGCGGCCGCCCGACAGCTCGTAGAGCCTATCGCTGAGAAGATGGCGGAGGTGGAGGGACGGATGGGGCCGGTCCCAGCCACGCTGGGGCCGCGGCCGGTGCCGCCCCCCGGCGGGGCGGAGAGATGAAGGCCGTGCGCGGGTCCACCATCGTGGGCCTGGGACGGGCCATTCCGGACAGGGTGCTGAGCAATGCCGACCTGGAGCGGATGGTGGACACCACCGATGAGTGGATCATCACCCGTACGGGCATCCGGGAGCGGCGCATCGCCTCCGACGAGGTAGCCACCTCCGACCTGGCCTACGAGGCCGCGGTAGAGGCCCTGGAGGACGCCAGGGTAGAGGCGGCGGACCTGGACCTGATCATCGTGGGCACTGCCACCCCGGACATGCTCTTCCCGGCCACGGCCTGCCTGCTGCAGGACCGCCTGGGCGCCAGGCACGCTGGCGCCTTTGACGCCTCCGCGGCCTGCACCTCCTGGGTCTACGGCTGCGCCATGGCGCACGGCTACATTGCCGCGGGGATGGCGGAGACAGTCCTGGTGGTGGGTGCGGAGACCCTCTCCCGAATCACCAACTGGAAGGACCGCTCCACCTGCGTCCTCTTCGGGGACTCCGCGGCGGCGGTGGTGCTGCGGCCGGCCGAGCCGGGACAGGGCTTCCTCTCGTTCATGCTGGGGGCGGACGGCTCCGGGGGGCCGCTGCTGAACATGCCGGCGGGAGGCTCGCGCCTGCCCGCCAGCTTCGAGACGGTGGAGCGGGGGCAGCACTACATCCACATGAACGGGCGCGAGGTGTACAAGTTCGCCGTGCGCTGCATTCCTCGCGCCATCCAGGCGGCGGCGGAGCGGGCCGGCCTCGCCCTGGACGACGTCACCTGCTTCATCCCGCACCAGGCCAATATCCGCATCATCGACGCGGCGGCGGAGCGCCTGGGGCAGCCGCGGGAGAAGTTCTTCGTCAACGTGGAGCGGTACGGCAACACCTCCTCGGCGTCGGTGCCGGTGGCCCTCTACGAGGCCTTCATGGCAGGGCGGATCAGCCCCGGGGACCTGCTGGTCCTGGTGGCCTTCGGCGGCGGCCTGACGTGGGGTGCCGCCGCCCTGCGCTGGACGAAGCCTCTGCGCGCGGCAGGCGGGAGGAGCGGAACGGCCGCCTCCGGGGCGGGGGGAGGGAGTGTGCCATGATCGCCTTCGTCTACCCCGGCCAGGGCGCGCAGTACGTGGGCATGGGAGAATCCATCGCCGCGCGCTACCCCGCGGCGGCGGCCCTCTTCGCCCGGGCCAGTGCCGTCCTGGGGTTCGACCTGCTGGCACTGTGCACCCGGGGCCCGGAGGCGCGGCTGCGGGCCACCGAGAATACCCAGCCGGCCGTCCTGGTGACCGCTCTGGCCTGCGCCGCAGCCCTGGAGATCCACGGCGTACGCCCTGGCGCCGTGGCCGGCCTGAGTCTGGGGGAGTACGCGGCGCTGGTCAGCGCCGGGGTGCTGGAGTTCGAGGACGCGGTGTGGCTGGTGCGGCAGCGCGGCCTTTTCATGCAGGAGGCGGCTGCCGGACGGGAGACGGCCATGGCCGCGCTGATCGGCGTGGAGGCGGAGCAGGTGGAGCGGCTCTGCGCCGCGCATCGCCACCTGGGGGTGGTGGAGCCGGCCAACTACAACGGTGCCGGGCAAATCGTCATCGGCGGGGACGCGGCCGCGGTGCGGGCCGCGGCGGAGGCGGCGCGAGCGGCAGGGGCCCGCCGTGCGGTGCTGCTGGCTGTCTCCGCGCCGTTTCACACCAGCCTGATGGCTCCTGCGGCGGAGCGGCTGGCGGAGGCGCTGGAGCGTGTGCGGCTGGCGGACGCCGCCCTGCCTGTGGTCTCCAACGTGACGGCGGAACCGGTGCGCCGGGCCGAAGAGATCCGCCGCCTGCTGGTGCGCCAGGTGGTCTCCCCGGTGCGCTGGGAGGAGTCGGTGCGGCGTCTGGCCGCCATGGGCGCCTCCGCCTTCGTCG
Coding sequences within it:
- a CDS encoding beta-ketoacyl-ACP synthase III; this encodes MKAVRGSTIVGLGRAIPDRVLSNADLERMVDTTDEWIITRTGIRERRIASDEVATSDLAYEAAVEALEDARVEAADLDLIIVGTATPDMLFPATACLLQDRLGARHAGAFDASAACTSWVYGCAMAHGYIAAGMAETVLVVGAETLSRITNWKDRSTCVLFGDSAAAVVLRPAEPGQGFLSFMLGADGSGGPLLNMPAGGSRLPASFETVERGQHYIHMNGREVYKFAVRCIPRAIQAAAERAGLALDDVTCFIPHQANIRIIDAAAERLGQPREKFFVNVERYGNTSSASVPVALYEAFMAGRISPGDLLVLVAFGGGLTWGAAALRWTKPLRAAGGRSGTAASGAGGGSVP
- the recG gene encoding ATP-dependent DNA helicase RecG, whose translation is MSGHASTSISPVSPPTVASPLRAPVQYLKGVGPARAAALARLGINTVGDLLLHLPRRHEDRSRLTPLRDLVHGSETTVQATVAAVSQFRPRHGLVVVKAALVDDSGIAYAVWFNQPYLKQQLRRGMRGLFFGRVERRAGEITLQSPEFEPLDGDMEETWHTGRLVPIYPATEGLSQRVLRTLVRTALTLHAAEAEEILPQELRAARGFPPLPQALWALHFPETVEAQQAARRRLAFEELLVLQLGLALRRRQTARLARPFQYAPGTLVDRFIAGLPFPLTAAQQRAIAQISAEMRGPHPLNRLLQGDVGSGKTVVAVAAMLLCVQGGCQAALMAPTEILAEQHYLTVRRLVGDLGVRVVLLTGGRGAAERERVRQAVRGGTADLVVGTHALIEDEVTFARLGLVVVDEQHKFGVLQRARLRRKGFAPDVLVMTATPIPRTLALTLYGDLDVTVLDELPPGRRPVATYWRQAAARPKVYAFVRQQVAEGRQAYVVCPLIEDSEKLQARAAAQLAEELQREFFPGLTVGLLHGRMPAEEKDRVMDAMRRGRIQVLVATAVIEVGIDIPNASVMVVEDADRFGLAQLHQLRGRVGRGAHRSYCILIASPSTEEGRRRMEVMVATTDGFRIAEEDLRLRGPGELLGTRQHGLPDLRVADLQADLPLMEEAREVAAEIVRRDPGLRASEHTGLRAAVRERFADASLLLVS
- the rsmD gene encoding 16S rRNA (guanine(966)-N(2))-methyltransferase RsmD, which codes for MGRVGRRESVRPTAQRVREALFQSLGALLPEAAVLDLYAGTGALGLEALARGARRVVFVERDPRLAARIREHVRREGWTARAQVWRAAVRTALRALEAAGERFDLVLLDPPYGRGLLQETLDALAGGALLTPGARVVAEGHWRDEPHPPPGLTCVRTARYGETRVWEYAARGPRGEEEAQR
- the rpmF gene encoding 50S ribosomal protein L32 yields the protein MGIQKRRHSRARVTRSRRQWRIPAISLVACPQCHQLTLPHRVCPACGYYAGRSVLQREAEKK
- a CDS encoding DUF177 domain-containing protein, encoding MIVQLDTICREEPSTMLAFTEMVESGAEVAFPGPVQGEIRFTREGETVWVDGAVETEVTLVCSRCLRPFPYRLRGTFREGFRQGAGDSGRLREGAELILDLAGPELDITEVVRQHLLMALPMAPLCQPECRGLCPVCGADRNEVACACAPGEGDPRLAGLRDFRPASG
- the plsX gene encoding phosphate acyltransferase PlsX, whose protein sequence is MTVRIAVDGMGGDYAPEEVVAGAVQAASSLGVEIVLAGPVSRLAPLLRRGGARRLPIEVVDAPEVIEMHEPPAAAVRRKRRSSIHLALQQVREGRAAAAVSAGNTGAVMGAALLVLGRIPAVERPAIGAILPTLHKTPAILLDVGANVDCKPRHLLQFGVMGHVYAHRVLGIPAPRVALLSNGEEANKGNEVTIRAADLLRASGLNFIGNVEGRDFFTGLADVVVCDGFVGNIVLKFGEGLALALRQVLRDELGRAAGKLLLPLYLAPLKWRGMTLWRRLDYREYGGAPLLGVGGIVIVAHGRSNAWAIRNAIRVAAEAAARQLVEPIAEKMAEVEGRMGPVPATLGPRPVPPPGGAER
- the coaD gene encoding pantetheine-phosphate adenylyltransferase, whose translation is MTTALYPGSFDPAHNGHLDVIQRAAAIFDRVVVGVARKTQKNGLFAVAERVAILREATAGLRGVEVRPYGGLTVAFARRVGADLIVKGLRGVEDFEHELRQAVMNRRLGGLDTTFFMPSPPYAQISSTLIRQVVRLGGDVSAFVPAAVARRLPPHRGVRGRARAASRPGRS